The Saccopteryx leptura isolate mSacLep1 chromosome 2, mSacLep1_pri_phased_curated, whole genome shotgun sequence genome has a window encoding:
- the LOC136393460 gene encoding olfactory receptor 10Z1-like — MRQPNATSWTGFVFLGFSSFGELQLLLFVLFFFLYLFTLTSNFFIIIVIRLDKHLHTPMYLFLSFLSFSETCYTLGIIPRMLCGLVMGDQNISYVGCAAQMFFSASWASSNCFLLAVMGFDRYVAICAPLHYNSRINPTFCAQLIGISFLNGYLFGLGMTLVIFHLPFCNSHEIQHFFCDTPPMLSLTCGDTGLSELGILILSLMVLLVSFFFITISYAYILAAILRIPSIRGRKKAFSTCASHLTVVLVHYGCASFMYLRPKASYSLERDQLISVTYTVVIPLLNPIVYSLRNQAVQTALKSAFQGRFLGKG; from the coding sequence ATGAGGCAGCCCAATGCAACCTCCTGGACGGGCTTTGTCTTCCTGGGATTCTCCAGCTTTGGGGAGTTGCAACTCTTGCTCTTTGTGTTGTTCTTCTTCTTGTATCTTTTCACCCTGACTAGCAATTTCTTTATTATCATAGTCATCAGGCTAGACAAACACCTTCACACCCCCATGTACCTATTCCTTTCTTTCCTATCTTTCTCTGAGACCTGCTACACCTTAGGCATCATCCCCAGAATGCTCTGTGGTTTAGTCATGGGGGACCAGAACATCTCCTATGTGGGCTGTGCTGCCCAGATGTTCTTCTCTGCTTCATGGGCTTCTTCTAATTGCTTCCTTCTGGCTGTCATGGGCTTTGACAGATATGTGGCCATTTGTGCCCCACTGCACTATAATAGCCGCATAAATCCAACCTTCTGTGCCCAGCTCATTGGCATTTCTTTCCTGAATGGTTACCTTTTTGGGCTGGGAATGACACTCGTCATTTTCCACCTCCCATTCTGCAACTCCCATGAGATTCAGCACTTTTTTTGTGACACACCACCAAtgctaagcctgacctgtggagatACAGGACTGAGTGAGCTGGGGATCCTCATCCTGAGCTTGATGGTCCTCCTGGTATCTTTCTTCTTCATCACCATCTCTTATGCCTACATCTTAGCAGCAATACTAAGGATACCCTCCATTAGAGGGCGGAAGAAGGCCTTCTCCACTTGTGCCTCACACCTCACAGTGGTTCTTGTTCACTATGGTTGTGCATCCTTCATGTACCTGAGGCCCAAAGCCAGTTACTCTCTTGAGCGGGATCAGCTTATTTCTGTCACCTATACTGTGGTTATTCCTCTACTCAACCCCATTGTTTATAGTCTGAGAAATCAGGCCGTGCAGACAGCTTTAAAAAGTGCTTTTCAAGGCAGATTTCTGGGCAAAGGATGA